A region from the Palaemon carinicauda isolate YSFRI2023 chromosome 16, ASM3689809v2, whole genome shotgun sequence genome encodes:
- the LOC137654983 gene encoding uncharacterized protein: MKTLTLIAVTLAALVWSSSALEEETANPEVKLFAGYVTRTRFNVLTSTTLLSCISALGQNAKCGGRRKRSNLKNVGEELSIMEPNVALDGSQDELSIEKRDVSQPEQSADDKGKLFVSLTTFTTMTTTSFTANTATTVSVSFHCIPPDGVNYPFCL; this comes from the exons ATGAAGACTTTAACTTTGATAGCGGTGACCCTTGCAGCTTTGGTCTGGTCTTCATCAGCGCTTGAAGAAGAAACTG CCAACCCAGAAGTTAAGCTCTTCGCTGGGTACGTCACCCGCACCCGATTTAACGTCCTCACGTCAACTACTCTTCTGAGCTGCATCTCTGCGTTGGGCCAGAACGCAAAGTGCGGTGGCCGAAGGAAGAGAAGCAATCTAAAAAACGTTGGGGAGGAACTCTC AATTATGGAACCCAACGTGGCACTGGATGGCTCACAAGACGAACTTTCCATTGAAAAGCGAGATGTCTCACAGCCAGAGCAGTCAGCCGACGACAAGGGGAAACTGTTTGTGTCTTTGACCACATTCACCACGATGACCACCACTTCGTTCACAGCTAATACAGCCACCACAGTGTCTGTCTCATTCCACTGCATTCCCCCAGATGGTGTCAACTATCCTTTCTGTTTGTAA